In Aspergillus nidulans FGSC A4 chromosome IV, a single window of DNA contains:
- a CDS encoding Ran guanyl-nucleotide exchange factor rcc1 (transcript_id=CADANIAT00000503) produces MPPKGASKPAARATTTSKKKTATTASTTKNSRGRAAATTKTTVKSTATRKTTKADEVGATKKTAAPAKKRRADAEDAETSRSTKRARVVKPAAAKPRPKVVINNAPTAKLNVYVCGEGSSGELGLGVGKNVIDVKRPRLNPHLLPDDVGVVQVAVGGMHCVALTHDNKVLTWGVNDQGALGRDTTWEGGYKDMDNRDSDSDSDSDSDDNPDLNPHECTPTAIPSSAFPHGTVIVEVAAGDSSSFALTDEGQVYGWGTFRSNDGILGFDAKTKVQTTPKLLPDLKKIKHLVCGDNHVLALNDKGAVLSWGSGQQNQLGRRIIERNKLNGLQPREFGLPKGIVHIGAGAFHSFAVHQSGKVFAWGLNSFGETGIRENAGDSEAAIVHPTVVDSLSKKNVTQICGGAHHSIAATQDGECLVWGRLDGYQTGLKIDTLPDDAVIKDERDRPRILIEPTAVPGIKAKAVAAGSDHSIAIDTSGRPWSWGFSATYQTGQGTQDDVEVATVIENTAVRGKSLNWAGGGGQFSVFTEPVEL; encoded by the exons ATGCCTCCCAAGGGCGCGTCAAAACCCGCAGCGCGGGCTACAACAACGAGCAAAAAGAAGACTGCTACCACAGCAAGCACCACGAAAAATTCTCGAGGACGTGCTGCGGCTACCACTAAAACTACCGTGAAATCAACGGCGACGCGCAAAACTACCAAAGCGGACGAAGTCGGCGCCACAAAGAAGACAGCCGCGCCAGCTAAAAAGCGcagagctgatgctgaagatgcTGAGACTAGTCGCTCCACCAAGCGGGCTCGCGTTGTaaagcctgctgctgcaaagccGAGGCCAAAAGTTGTCATCAACAATGCGCCAACCGCAAAGCTGAACGTCTATGTTTGTGGTGAAGGTAGCTCTGGTGAGCTTGGTCTGGGCGTCGGAAAGAACGTCATTGATGTGAAGCGACCACGTCTCAACCCGCACCTGCTGCCAGATGATGTTGGTGTCGTGCAGGTTGCTGTTGGCGGGATGCATTGCGTCGCTCTTACGCATGACAATAAGGTTCTTACCTGGGGTGTCAATGACCAAGGTGCCCTCGGGAGAGATACGACATGGGAGGGTGGATACAAAGACATGGACAACCgcgactcggactcggactcggactcggactcggatgACAATCCTGATCTGAACCCTCATGAGTGCACCCCAACTGCCATTCCTTCCAGCGCTTTTCCTCATGGCACCGTTATTGTCGAAGTAGCTGCTGGTGACAGCTCAAGTTTCGCCCTCACTGACGAGGGCCAAGTTTATGGCTGGGGAACATTTAGA AGCAACGATGGTATTCTCGGATTCGACGCCAAGACAAAGGTTCAAACTACTCCGAAGTTATTGCCGGACCTTAAAAAAATAAAGCACCTGGTATGCGGAGATAACCATGTCCTCGCTCTCAACGACAAAGGTGCTGTTCTGTCGTGGGGCTCGGGCCAGCAAAACCAACTAGGTCGCCGTATCATCGAGCGAAACAAACTGAACGGGCTTCAGCCACGGGAATTTGGTCTTCCCAAAGGTATCGTTCATATTGGTGCTGGCGCTTTCCACTCCTTTGCCGTACACCAGTCCGGCAAGGTTTTCGCCTGGGGCTTGAACAGCTTTGGAGAGACGGGAATTCGTGAAAATGCGGGCGATAGTGAGGCTGCCATCGTCCACCCCACCGTGGTGGACTCTTTGTCAAAGAAGAACGTCACGCAAATCTGCGGTGGTGCACACCACTCCATAGCTGCCACCCAGGATGGCGAATGTCTAGTCTGGGGTCGACTAGATGGATATCAAACAGGCTTAAAAATTGATACTCTCCCAGACGATGCGGTCATCAAGGACGAGCGTGACCGTCCTCGTATCCTCATCGAGCCTACGGCTGTCCCCGGGATAAAAGCCAAGGCTGTTGCGGCGGGTTCCGATCACTCAATTGCAATTGATACTAGCGGCCGTCCCTGGTCTTGGGGCTTCTCTGCTACTTATCAAACCGGCCAAGGCACACAAGATGATGTGGAGGTCGCAACTGTCATTGAGAATACAGCCGTTCGGGGCAAAAGTCTCAATTgggctggtggtggtggtcagTTCTCAGTCTTTACCGAACCAGTTGAGTTGTGA
- a CDS encoding Chromosome segregation in meiosis protein 3 (transcript_id=CADANIAT00000504), whose protein sequence is MASETNSAAVAAQSADCVDDLFDYEVGLDDILQETNASTSSGNVPKQSIQPDNSGVFLGLDEEVEVAKRRQPVAKLDENRLLTQAGIPKLRRSAKKSLRFKGKGHEFSDLARLLNFYQLWLDDLFPRAKFVDGLAMIERLGHSKRLQTMRRAWIDEEKPKAAVEDTLRTEQTNSNDKDITSNDTLMANHRQSIPSDSSRLTGDLVDTDEDLFLPDSINHLQSVSKNHAQPDDNDEFDELDALLRERGDEPGIGNLTSTGGTGNGYCSPVDDDFAELDALLGEHEGEHDLDKFDPERVEERHNGN, encoded by the exons ATGGCAAGTGAAACCAACTCAGCAGCAGTGGCGGCGCAGTCTGCCGACTGTGTCGACGACTTGTTTGATTACGAGGTCGGTCTTGACGACATTTTACAAGAAACCAATGCGAGCACGAGTAGCGGAAACGTGCCGAAGCAATCTATCCAACCGGATAACTCAGGGGTGTTCCTAGGCCTcgatgaagaggttgaagttgCCAAAAGGAGACAGCCAGTTGCTAAATTAGACGAAAACAG ACTGCTCACACAAGCTGGAATCCCCAAGCTGCGGCGCTCCGCAAAAAAAAGCCTTAGGTTCAAGGGAAAGGGGCATGAG TTCTCTGACTTAGCACGTCTCCTGAATTTTTATCAATTGTGGCTCGACGACCTGTTTCCTCGCGCGAAATTTGTAGATGGTTTAGCTATGATTGAACGGCTTGGCCATTCTAAACGGCTACAGACTATGCGACGAGCCTGGATAGACGAGGAGAAGCCGAAGGCTGCGGTTGAGGATACATTAAGGACCGAACAAACGAATTCCAACGATAAAGATATCACGAGCAACGACACGTTGATGGCAAACCACCGGCAATCAATACCAAGTGATAGCTCGCGATTAACTGGAGATTTAGTTGATACAGATGAGGACTTGTTTTTACCGGACAGTATTAACCATCTGCAGTCAGTCAGCAAGAACCATGCTCAACCGGACGATAATGATGAGTTTGACGAACTGGATGCTCTGCTGAGAGAGCGTGGAGATGAGCCTGGCATTGGAAATCTTACTTCAACTGGGGGTACCGGCAATGGTTATTGTTCGCCGGTTGATGACGACTTCGCTGAGTTGGACGCCCTATTGGGGGAACACGAAGGCGAACATGATCTAGATAAATTTGACCCCGAAAGAGTCGAAGAACGACACAACGGAAACTGA
- a CDS encoding putative NADH-ubiquinone oxidoreductase 21 kDa subunit (transcript_id=CADANIAT00000505) produces MAGVNNSTVVPPKRALTDYPLIDSDPHVRRVFGYARPSDYAVGAGAAAASPLAFWLMERVSPSHVGRGGFSPVMRLATAIGLIGGVHVLYQRSCNRFHGFTENSREVEMDMREMVDKVKKGEPLYGASQVSPHLQGVAARNSRYANLFIQVIPWFNLVNHEHHGVDTAKYYQQAERELEAERLSKLSSS; encoded by the exons ATGGCAGGAGTTAACAATTCGACGGTTGTGCCACCAAAGAGGGCCCTTACCGACTATCCG CTCATTGACTCTGACCC GCACGTGCGACGAGTTTTTGGATACGCGAGGCCCTCGGACTATGCGGTTGgtgctggagcagctgcggcGTCTCCGCTCGCATTCTGGCTCATGGAGAGAGTGAGCCCGTCGCATGTGGGCAGAGGAGGCTTTTCGCCTGTGATGAGGCTGGCGACGGCGATCGGTCTCATTGGTGGTGTACATGTCCTCTATCAGAGATCGTGCA ATCGCTTCCATGGCTTCACGGAGAACTCAAGGGAGGTTGAAATGGACATGAGGGAAATGGtggacaaggtcaagaaagGTGAACCTCTGTACGGTGCTTCGCAGGTGTCCCCACACCTGCAGGGTGTAGCTGCTAGGAACTCTCGATACGCCAATCTCTTCATTCAAGTGATTCCGTGGTTTAATCTTGTCAACCATGAACAT CATGGTGTCGATACAGCAAAGTACTACCAGCAAGCTGAGCGGGAGCTTGAAGCAGAACGCCTGTCTAAATTAAGCTCTTCTTGA